A stretch of bacterium DNA encodes these proteins:
- a CDS encoding PEP-CTERM sorting domain-containing protein, which yields MTLSIAIPGVASALADRDHVFDIDPITGAATMTVEDPSGYGAFVSFLSGEVPGTLDIQIESFGPSEGGLVGDILGIQLASDDAFVFDLDASGPDVDRVFDFRDVQKSGPAPEPKPIRVIDFGPGGTFALNGLSETNFTLSDPTGSVSLLALGGVSLSVFLGFDGVDNPDVPGIPFPGDVLVLKPKAKIPVIPEPGTSALMLLGLIGLAATSRRLETQA from the coding sequence ATGACGCTCTCGATCGCGATCCCCGGGGTCGCCTCCGCCCTCGCGGATCGGGACCACGTGTTCGACATCGATCCGATCACCGGGGCGGCGACCATGACCGTCGAGGATCCCTCCGGTTACGGCGCCTTCGTCTCGTTCCTCTCCGGTGAGGTTCCCGGCACGCTCGACATCCAGATCGAGAGCTTCGGGCCCTCGGAAGGCGGACTCGTGGGCGACATCCTCGGGATCCAGCTGGCCTCCGACGATGCGTTCGTGTTCGACCTCGACGCGAGCGGTCCCGACGTCGACCGGGTCTTCGACTTCCGGGACGTTCAGAAGAGCGGTCCCGCCCCGGAGCCCAAGCCCATTCGCGTGATCGACTTCGGGCCCGGCGGAACGTTCGCGCTGAATGGCCTGAGCGAAACGAACTTCACCCTCTCCGACCCGACGGGATCCGTCTCTCTGCTGGCGCTCGGCGGCGTCAGCCTCAGCGTCTTCCTCGGGTTCGATGGGGTCGACAATCCCGACGTGCCCGGGATCCCCTTCCCGGGCGACGTCCTCGTGCTCAAGCCGAAGGCGAAGATCCCCGTGATCCCGGAGCCGGGGACCTCCGCCCTCATGCTGCTCGGCCTGATCGGACTCGCGGCGACCTCGCGGCGCCTGGAGACCCAGGCCTAG
- a CDS encoding winged helix DNA-binding domain-containing protein, protein MTESLSNAEARRIALAAQGFADRRPPGRIDRRHLHRVMDRLHLLQLDSVPVVMRTQYMPLFSRLGAYRAELLDEVAYRPHRGRYPWFEAWSHEASLLPVEMEPWLRFVKQRAREGETWGRYFKSVLEDPAYLDRVRDEIKSRGPLAAGELSDPRPNQGDWWSNRSTGARALDWLFRTGELGIRRRPGFVKEFDLLERIVPSEILNRPTPGLEASLDELLLRSARAHGIASADCLVDYFRLPVKPAKARLAALVEDGRLVEADVEGWKPRAYLDPEARRPREIRATALLSPFDPVVWCRKRIEGLFDFDYRIEIYVPKEKRRWGYYVLPLLMGDRLVARFDLKTDREARVLEVRAAHVEEGEDALEVAETAAGELEELARFVGADRVRVGRKGNLARTLSTALRSSGSRD, encoded by the coding sequence TTGACCGAGTCGCTCTCGAACGCCGAGGCGAGACGGATCGCGCTCGCGGCCCAGGGTTTCGCGGACCGGCGCCCGCCCGGTCGGATCGATCGTCGCCATCTGCACCGCGTGATGGACCGGCTCCACCTGCTCCAGCTCGATTCGGTGCCGGTCGTGATGCGGACGCAGTACATGCCGCTCTTCTCGCGGCTCGGCGCCTATCGGGCCGAGCTCCTCGACGAAGTCGCCTACCGCCCCCATCGCGGCCGTTACCCCTGGTTCGAAGCCTGGAGCCACGAGGCTTCGCTGCTGCCCGTCGAGATGGAGCCCTGGCTGCGCTTCGTGAAGCAGCGCGCCCGGGAAGGCGAGACCTGGGGTCGATACTTCAAGAGCGTGCTCGAGGATCCGGCCTACCTCGATCGGGTTCGCGACGAGATCAAGAGCCGCGGACCCCTCGCCGCGGGCGAGCTCTCCGATCCGCGGCCCAACCAGGGCGACTGGTGGAGCAACCGATCGACCGGCGCGCGCGCCCTCGACTGGCTCTTCCGGACGGGGGAGCTCGGAATCCGGCGACGGCCCGGCTTCGTGAAGGAGTTCGATCTCCTCGAGCGGATCGTGCCGAGCGAGATCCTGAACCGTCCGACACCGGGGCTCGAGGCTTCCCTCGACGAGCTGCTGCTCCGCTCGGCGCGCGCGCACGGGATCGCGAGCGCCGACTGTCTCGTCGACTATTTCCGGCTCCCGGTGAAGCCGGCGAAGGCGCGGCTCGCTGCGCTCGTCGAGGACGGGCGTCTCGTCGAGGCCGACGTCGAGGGCTGGAAGCCCAGGGCCTACCTCGATCCGGAAGCGCGAAGGCCGCGCGAGATCCGGGCCACCGCGCTGCTCTCCCCCTTCGATCCCGTCGTCTGGTGCCGCAAGCGGATCGAGGGCCTCTTCGACTTCGACTACCGGATCGAGATCTACGTCCCGAAGGAGAAGCGGCGCTGGGGCTACTACGTCCTGCCGCTCTTGATGGGCGATCGGCTCGTGGCGCGCTTCGACCTCAAGACGGATCGCGAAGCCCGCGTCCTCGAAGTGCGGGCGGCGCACGTCGAGGAAGGCGAGGACGCACTCGAGGTGGCCGAAACGGCAGCGGGCGAGCTCGAGGAGCTCGCCCGCTTCGTGGGCGCCGATCGCGTGCGCGTCGGGCGCAAGGGAAACCTCGCACGGACGCTGTCGACGGCGCTGCGGTCTTCGGGATCGCGCGACTGA
- a CDS encoding aldehyde dehydrogenase family protein: MSLYENARLLIDGELVSGTGGKTFDNLNPATEEVLGQVPDATVEDTDRAIAAARRAFDETDWSTNHELRSRCLRQLRDGLQERLEELRKITVSEVGCPIQMTYGAALDDCVKWLGNYADHLDQFEWKKDMGVAEVMGAKTQRYVLREPRGVMGAITPWNVPNDINLKKLGWAMAAGCTVVLKGAPTTSWCSNFLGEVIATKTDIPAGAVNILTSEDNAAVGEAITNDPRVDMVGFTGSTGVGKHIGEVCGRSLKPVQLELGGKSAAILMPDMPNLPMVAGAMGASVCFHAGQGCAILTRLLVPKSELDACADALAEAMKNVKWGDPFDPENIMGPLNSTMQRERVEAHVQRAIDQGAKLLVGGKRSERHDKGYYYEPTAVIADENAEIAQNEVFGPVQTLIGYEDEADMIRIANNSHYGLSGGIMGPDVEKAIEIAGKIRTGTLSVCGGVYYNWDVPFGGYKDSGIGREHSFIGFEEHLESKTIAIPAG; the protein is encoded by the coding sequence ATGAGCCTGTACGAGAACGCGCGACTCCTGATCGACGGTGAGCTGGTCTCCGGCACCGGCGGCAAGACCTTCGACAACCTCAACCCGGCGACCGAGGAGGTGCTCGGTCAGGTCCCGGACGCGACCGTCGAGGACACCGACCGGGCGATCGCCGCCGCGCGGCGGGCCTTCGACGAGACCGATTGGTCGACGAACCACGAGCTTCGTTCGCGCTGTCTCCGCCAGCTCCGCGACGGGCTCCAGGAGCGTCTCGAGGAGCTTCGCAAGATCACCGTGAGCGAGGTCGGGTGTCCGATCCAGATGACCTACGGCGCGGCGCTCGACGACTGCGTGAAGTGGCTCGGGAACTACGCGGACCACCTCGATCAGTTCGAGTGGAAGAAGGACATGGGCGTCGCCGAGGTGATGGGGGCGAAGACCCAGCGCTACGTGCTCCGCGAGCCGCGCGGCGTGATGGGGGCGATCACGCCCTGGAACGTGCCGAACGACATCAACCTGAAGAAGCTCGGCTGGGCGATGGCCGCAGGCTGCACGGTCGTCCTGAAGGGCGCGCCGACGACCTCCTGGTGCTCCAACTTCCTGGGCGAGGTCATCGCGACGAAGACCGACATCCCGGCCGGTGCCGTCAACATCCTGACGAGCGAGGACAACGCGGCGGTCGGCGAGGCGATCACGAACGATCCGCGCGTCGACATGGTCGGCTTCACGGGGTCGACCGGAGTCGGGAAGCACATCGGCGAAGTCTGCGGCCGGAGCCTGAAGCCGGTCCAGCTCGAGCTCGGCGGCAAGTCGGCGGCGATCCTGATGCCCGACATGCCGAACCTGCCGATGGTCGCCGGCGCGATGGGCGCTTCGGTCTGCTTCCACGCCGGACAGGGCTGCGCGATCCTGACGCGCCTGCTCGTGCCCAAGAGCGAGCTCGACGCCTGCGCGGACGCCCTCGCCGAGGCGATGAAGAACGTGAAGTGGGGTGACCCCTTCGATCCCGAGAACATCATGGGGCCGCTCAACAGCACCATGCAGCGGGAGCGCGTGGAGGCGCACGTCCAGCGCGCGATCGACCAGGGCGCCAAGCTCCTCGTCGGCGGCAAGCGATCGGAACGGCACGACAAGGGGTACTACTACGAGCCCACGGCCGTGATCGCGGACGAGAACGCCGAGATCGCCCAGAACGAGGTCTTCGGTCCGGTCCAGACGCTGATCGGTTACGAGGACGAGGCGGACATGATCCGGATCGCCAACAACAGCCACTACGGTCTGTCCGGCGGGATCATGGGCCCCGACGTCGAGAAGGCGATCGAGATCGCCGGGAAGATCCGGACGGGCACCCTCTCGGTCTGCGGGGGCGTCTACTACAACTGGGACGTTCCCTTCGGCGGTTACAAGGACTCGGGGATCGGGCGCGAGCACAGCTTCATCGGCTTCGAGGAGCACCTCGAGTCGAAGACGATCGCGATCCCGGCGGGCTGA
- a CDS encoding SDR family oxidoreductase has translation MGRLEGKTAIITGGAQGIGRAYCLRFAEEGANVACIDLRIEQAKQVAQEINESASTGRAIALEVDITSEPECASMAEEVEREFGSIDVLINNAALYYDQDIMDQSIDYLRKVLEINVIGQLICARSVLPAMKRQGSGSIINIASTAAYPLPLPPMPFETFSTNAYGLSKSGMIYMTKMMSRQAGQDGIRVNAIAPGVTMSEATKKIVPQFALDGLKAGSPLGSTLEPDDLTGTAVYLACEDSRLMTGQTLVVDAGVWLNG, from the coding sequence ATGGGACGACTCGAAGGAAAGACCGCGATCATCACCGGCGGCGCCCAGGGAATCGGCCGGGCCTACTGCCTCCGGTTCGCCGAAGAGGGCGCCAACGTCGCCTGCATCGACCTGCGGATCGAGCAGGCCAAGCAGGTCGCTCAGGAGATCAACGAGAGCGCCTCGACCGGTCGCGCGATCGCCCTCGAAGTCGACATCACGAGTGAACCGGAGTGCGCCTCGATGGCGGAGGAGGTCGAGCGCGAGTTCGGCTCGATCGACGTCCTGATCAACAACGCCGCGCTCTACTACGACCAGGACATCATGGACCAGTCGATCGACTACCTGCGCAAGGTCCTCGAGATCAACGTGATCGGTCAGCTGATCTGCGCCCGATCGGTCCTGCCCGCAATGAAGCGCCAGGGGAGCGGCTCGATCATCAACATCGCGTCGACCGCGGCCTACCCGCTCCCGCTTCCGCCGATGCCCTTCGAGACGTTCTCGACGAACGCCTACGGGCTCTCAAAGTCGGGCATGATCTACATGACGAAGATGATGTCCCGGCAGGCCGGCCAGGACGGCATCCGGGTGAACGCGATCGCGCCGGGCGTGACGATGTCCGAGGCGACCAAGAAGATCGTCCCGCAGTTCGCCCTCGACGGACTCAAGGCAGGCTCCCCCCTCGGCTCGACGCTCGAACCGGACGATCTGACGGGGACTGCGGTCTATCTCGCCTGCGAAGACAGCCGGCTCATGACCGGACAGACGTTGGTCGTCGACGCCGGAGTCTGGCTGAACGGCTAG
- a CDS encoding glutathione S-transferase family protein, whose product MSLTIIHLENSRSDRLVWLLEELGVDYAIETHQRDPKTGRAGADLGKLHPYAKAPMLRDGERMLIESGAIFEYVVGRYGDGGLRPDPADEDWPDYLQWMHFAEGSAMLPILLDHFQAAGLAGPPGESMLAAMAKDGMAQLYAYMESVLAEREWFAGPRFTAADVMMGWVVEVVDNRGEIGPYPAMQRYLERIKSRPAYQRAKERAGDGG is encoded by the coding sequence ATGTCGCTCACGATCATCCATCTCGAGAACTCCCGCTCCGATCGCCTCGTCTGGCTCCTCGAGGAGCTCGGTGTCGACTACGCGATCGAGACCCATCAACGCGATCCGAAGACGGGGCGTGCCGGCGCCGATCTGGGGAAGCTCCATCCCTACGCCAAGGCGCCGATGCTGAGGGACGGCGAGCGCATGTTGATCGAGAGCGGGGCGATCTTCGAGTACGTGGTGGGTCGGTACGGTGATGGAGGGCTACGGCCCGATCCCGCCGACGAGGACTGGCCCGACTACCTGCAGTGGATGCACTTCGCCGAGGGCTCGGCGATGCTCCCGATCCTGCTCGACCACTTCCAGGCGGCGGGTCTCGCGGGACCGCCCGGGGAGTCGATGCTCGCGGCGATGGCGAAGGACGGGATGGCTCAGCTCTACGCGTACATGGAGAGCGTGCTGGCGGAGCGCGAGTGGTTCGCCGGCCCACGCTTCACCGCGGCGGACGTGATGATGGGCTGGGTCGTCGAGGTCGTGGACAACCGCGGCGAGATCGGACCCTACCCGGCGATGCAGCGATACCTCGAGCGGATCAAATCGCGGCCGGCCTATCAGCGGGCGAAGGAGCGCGCTGGCGACGGGGGCTGA
- a CDS encoding molybdopterin-dependent oxidoreductase: MEAAAVTTKKTLCRICTAQCPILVDVDADGRPIAARGDKDNPHSEGFFCLKGKHFPELHTADSRLRHSLARGHDGALSPIEAEQAMDEVAARLGAILEEHGRESVAVYMGTLFYQLPQTASVATAWMDALRLRLRFSSGTIDQPGKQTAAAAHGHWLAGSFVFDESDMWMLIGTNPLVAISGGLPHANPARRLKRAQARGLQLIVIDPRRTETAKQAAIHLQPRPGTDPAVLAGLIREILRADLVDHDFLRDHVDGLETLREAVEPWSPEAVAERADVDPDLLVRAAHVFARAKKGAATAGTGANMSGWSNVSEYLVLCLNSICGHYRRAGDRIANPGVLTTRRTFPAQAIAPYPVDGFGKPLVSRPDSPPAVCGLPTSALADEILHPESGIKALITIGGNPMRAWPDPKRTRRALEALELHVCVEPRLTDTARLADYVLAPKLPLETPGCSLSTENLFTVSPALGYTERYGQYAPAVAEPPEGSDLREDWQYFYGLAKRMGLSLEVAAGVFPIMGCPTPRSPLDMENEPTSDDILDLVTKDAWIPLERLRKDPQHPLFDDEPDVFALPADPENTARLDVGSALMLDELRDFGAGDRFARAGYDYRLISRRMSNTFNSVGTDIDALTKRYGTNPAFLHPDDLASLGLGRGDLLKLRSSHGELEAVAWPDPDLRRGLVSMCHCWGGDPEEATDPRKAGANTGLLISVEEDCARFSGIPLMSAIPVDVAKA, translated from the coding sequence GTGGAAGCCGCCGCCGTCACGACGAAGAAGACCCTCTGCCGGATCTGCACGGCCCAGTGCCCGATCCTCGTCGACGTCGACGCCGACGGGCGGCCGATCGCCGCGCGGGGCGACAAGGACAACCCCCACTCCGAGGGCTTCTTCTGCCTGAAGGGCAAGCACTTCCCCGAGCTCCACACCGCGGACTCCCGCCTGCGCCACTCCCTGGCGCGAGGCCACGACGGAGCCCTCTCGCCGATCGAGGCGGAGCAGGCGATGGACGAGGTCGCCGCGCGGCTCGGCGCGATCCTCGAGGAACACGGCCGCGAATCCGTCGCGGTCTACATGGGCACGCTCTTCTACCAGCTGCCCCAGACCGCCTCCGTCGCGACGGCCTGGATGGACGCGCTCCGTCTCAGGCTCCGATTCAGCAGCGGCACGATCGATCAGCCCGGCAAACAGACCGCCGCCGCCGCCCACGGACACTGGCTCGCGGGCAGCTTCGTCTTCGACGAGTCGGACATGTGGATGCTGATCGGAACGAATCCCCTCGTCGCGATCAGCGGCGGCCTCCCCCACGCGAATCCCGCGCGCCGCTTGAAGCGCGCCCAGGCCCGTGGTCTCCAGCTGATCGTGATCGACCCGCGTCGGACCGAGACGGCGAAGCAAGCCGCGATCCACCTCCAACCACGGCCCGGAACCGACCCCGCCGTCCTCGCAGGCCTGATCCGCGAGATCCTGCGCGCGGACCTCGTCGACCACGACTTCCTTCGCGATCACGTCGACGGTCTCGAGACGCTTCGGGAGGCGGTCGAACCGTGGTCGCCCGAGGCGGTGGCCGAGCGCGCCGACGTCGACCCGGATCTCCTCGTGCGCGCCGCTCACGTCTTCGCGCGCGCGAAGAAGGGGGCCGCGACCGCAGGGACCGGCGCGAACATGTCCGGCTGGAGCAACGTGTCCGAGTACCTCGTGCTCTGTCTCAACTCGATCTGCGGCCACTACCGCCGCGCCGGCGATCGAATCGCGAACCCGGGCGTCCTCACCACGCGACGCACCTTTCCCGCCCAGGCGATCGCGCCCTACCCGGTCGACGGCTTCGGCAAGCCCCTGGTCTCGCGGCCGGATTCGCCGCCCGCGGTCTGCGGTCTCCCGACGTCGGCGCTGGCCGACGAGATCCTCCATCCGGAGAGCGGGATCAAGGCGCTCATCACCATCGGTGGCAATCCGATGCGCGCCTGGCCGGATCCGAAGCGAACCCGTCGCGCGCTCGAAGCGCTCGAGCTCCACGTCTGCGTCGAGCCCCGCCTGACGGACACGGCCCGACTCGCCGACTACGTGCTCGCGCCGAAGCTCCCGCTCGAGACGCCCGGCTGCAGTCTCTCGACCGAGAACCTCTTCACCGTCTCCCCCGCCCTCGGCTACACCGAACGCTACGGCCAGTACGCCCCCGCCGTCGCCGAACCGCCGGAGGGATCCGACCTGCGCGAGGACTGGCAGTACTTCTATGGCCTCGCGAAGCGTATGGGCCTCTCGCTCGAAGTCGCAGCGGGCGTCTTCCCGATCATGGGCTGCCCGACGCCGCGGAGTCCGCTCGACATGGAGAACGAGCCCACCTCCGACGACATCCTCGATCTGGTCACGAAGGACGCGTGGATCCCGCTCGAGCGTCTCCGGAAGGATCCGCAGCACCCGCTCTTCGACGACGAGCCCGACGTCTTCGCCCTGCCCGCGGACCCGGAGAACACGGCGCGACTCGACGTCGGCAGCGCACTCATGCTCGACGAGCTCCGCGACTTCGGCGCGGGTGATCGATTCGCCCGCGCCGGCTACGACTACCGCCTGATCAGCCGCCGCATGTCGAACACCTTCAACTCCGTCGGCACCGACATCGACGCCCTGACGAAGCGCTACGGCACGAATCCGGCCTTCCTCCATCCCGACGACCTCGCCTCCCTGGGGCTCGGGCGCGGCGACCTCCTGAAGCTCCGCTCTTCGCACGGTGAGCTCGAAGCGGTCGCCTGGCCCGACCCGGATCTGCGTCGCGGGCTGGTCTCGATGTGCCATTGCTGGGGCGGCGATCCCGAGGAAGCGACCGATCCGCGCAAGGCCGGGGCCAACACCGGTCTCCTGATCAGCGTCGAAGAAGACTGCGCACGCTTTTCGGGG